From a region of the bacterium genome:
- a CDS encoding 3-hydroxybutyryl-CoA dehydrogenase: MKMAVIGGGTMGNGIAHVFAQNGHDVTLIDVKAEFAERALRTIEGNLMRQVKKEAISEADAKATLGRLKTATDLKAAAGSALVVEAVFESFPVKKEIFTALDAACGPEAVLATNTSSISVTKIGAVTKRADKVIGMHFMNPVPVMKLVEIICGQATSPATLEFVTKTSQELGKIPVTVQDYPGFISNRVLMPMINEAVYCLMEGVAERDAIDSVMKLGMAHPMGPLTLADFIGLDICLDIMNVLYEGFGDSKYRPCPLLKRMVDAGYLGRKSGRGFYEYEQK; this comes from the coding sequence ATGAAGATGGCGGTCATCGGCGGCGGCACCATGGGCAACGGCATCGCCCATGTGTTCGCCCAGAACGGTCACGACGTGACCCTGATCGATGTCAAGGCGGAGTTCGCGGAGCGCGCCCTCAGGACGATCGAAGGCAACCTCATGCGCCAGGTGAAGAAGGAGGCCATCAGCGAAGCGGACGCGAAGGCCACCCTCGGCCGCCTGAAGACGGCCACCGACCTGAAGGCTGCAGCCGGCAGCGCGCTGGTCGTCGAGGCGGTCTTCGAGAGCTTCCCGGTCAAGAAGGAGATCTTCACGGCGCTGGATGCCGCCTGCGGTCCGGAAGCGGTCCTGGCCACGAACACCTCGAGCATCTCGGTGACGAAGATCGGGGCGGTGACGAAGCGCGCCGACAAGGTCATCGGCATGCACTTCATGAATCCCGTGCCGGTGATGAAGCTGGTGGAGATCATCTGCGGCCAGGCCACCAGCCCGGCCACGCTGGAGTTCGTGACGAAGACCTCGCAGGAGCTGGGCAAGATCCCGGTGACGGTGCAGGACTACCCGGGCTTCATCAGCAACCGCGTGCTCATGCCGATGATCAACGAGGCGGTCTACTGCCTGATGGAGGGCGTGGCCGAGCGTGACGCCATCGACAGCGTCATGAAGCTGGGCATGGCCCACCCGATGGGGCCGCTGACCCTGGCCGACTTCATCGGCCTGGATATCTGCCTGGACATCATGAACGTGCTTTACGAAGGCTTCGGCGACAGCAAGTACCGGCCCTGCCCGCTGCTGAAGCGGATGGTCGATGCGGGCTACCTGGGTCGCAAGAGCGGCCGCGGCTTCTACGAGTACGAGCAGAAATAG
- a CDS encoding DUF2752 domain-containing protein has translation MTKPWRLVAERSPFPRLLVFPLLTMAAMFVTLARVNADLLMRSAHCALRDGLKIPCPTCGGTLAAIRLSEGRPLAALAANPLLTLVAVGGLAWSLYAVVATFRPSWRRSLQLDPAGVRALRWAIVVLLVANWAYEILAR, from the coding sequence TTGACGAAGCCCTGGCGACTGGTGGCCGAGCGCTCGCCGTTCCCGCGGCTGCTCGTATTCCCGCTGCTGACGATGGCGGCGATGTTCGTCACACTGGCCCGTGTGAACGCCGACCTGCTCATGCGCAGTGCCCATTGTGCGCTCCGCGACGGCCTGAAGATCCCGTGCCCTACCTGTGGCGGGACGCTGGCGGCCATTCGACTCTCCGAGGGGCGGCCGCTGGCCGCGCTGGCGGCCAATCCCCTGCTGACGCTGGTCGCGGTGGGTGGCCTTGCCTGGTCGCTCTACGCAGTGGTCGCCACGTTCAGGCCCAGCTGGCGGCGTTCGCTCCAACTGGACCCGGCGGGCGTCCGGGCCCTCCGCTGGGCCATCGTCGTGCTGCTCGTGGCGAACTGGGCCTATGAGATCCTCGCCCGCTAG
- a CDS encoding MFS transporter, producing the protein MTDNAAAGSGRTWRFSRPFWIANGVELLERGAWYGVFIAITLYLSRILGFTDIQAGVISGLFSAGLYLLPPFSGALADRMGFRKALLLAFGLLTVGYGLMWVLPVMLQNAGLATYGQKVTFTGLEQTSYKWLFIPVMLIIMVGGSFIKSVITGTVATETNAINRARGYSIFYAMVNIGSFSGKTIVKPLRDSMGDQGLVTLNLFSAGATLLAFLAVFAFYKGAAAPGAGKTMAEIWRSLVAVCSRGRLLILICIVTGFWLVQGQLYATMPKYVLRMAGEGAAFSWYANVNPAVVVLSVALVTQLMRRFSALTSMTVGMFIMPISAFCMAAGNMIGADHIMGMHPVAFMMVVGIAFQGFAESFISPRFLEYFSLQAPKGEEGLYLGFSHLHSFLSYIIGFAMSGFMLDRWCPEPTKLSEAVQAQRLAAIEGTAPLPEAYAHAHYIWYVFVAIAIVSALALIIFGQVTRRRDARLAARG; encoded by the coding sequence ATGACCGACAATGCCGCAGCCGGTTCGGGCCGGACCTGGCGATTCTCCCGCCCCTTCTGGATTGCCAACGGCGTCGAGCTGCTCGAGCGCGGAGCCTGGTACGGCGTGTTCATCGCCATCACGCTCTATCTTTCGCGCATCCTCGGCTTCACCGATATCCAGGCCGGCGTCATCTCGGGACTCTTCTCGGCCGGGCTCTACCTGCTGCCTCCGTTCAGCGGGGCGCTGGCCGACCGCATGGGCTTTCGCAAGGCGCTGCTGCTCGCGTTCGGCCTGCTGACCGTCGGCTACGGGCTCATGTGGGTGCTCCCGGTCATGCTGCAGAATGCAGGCCTCGCCACCTACGGGCAGAAGGTGACGTTCACGGGCCTGGAACAGACTTCCTACAAGTGGCTGTTCATCCCGGTGATGCTGATCATCATGGTGGGCGGGTCGTTCATCAAGTCAGTGATCACCGGCACGGTGGCCACCGAGACCAACGCGATCAACCGCGCCCGCGGATATTCGATCTTCTACGCGATGGTCAACATCGGTTCGTTCAGCGGCAAGACCATCGTCAAGCCCCTGCGCGACAGCATGGGCGACCAGGGCCTGGTGACCCTGAACCTGTTCTCCGCCGGCGCCACGCTGCTGGCCTTCCTTGCCGTGTTCGCCTTCTACAAGGGTGCGGCGGCGCCCGGCGCGGGCAAGACCATGGCTGAGATCTGGCGTTCGCTGGTTGCCGTCTGCAGCCGCGGGCGGCTGCTCATCCTGATCTGCATCGTCACCGGCTTCTGGCTGGTGCAGGGCCAGCTCTACGCCACCATGCCCAAGTACGTGCTTCGGATGGCCGGCGAGGGCGCCGCGTTTTCGTGGTACGCCAACGTCAACCCGGCGGTGGTCGTGCTCTCGGTGGCCCTGGTCACGCAGTTGATGCGTCGCTTCAGCGCCTTGACCTCGATGACCGTCGGCATGTTCATCATGCCCATCTCGGCATTCTGCATGGCGGCGGGCAACATGATCGGCGCCGACCACATCATGGGCATGCACCCGGTCGCGTTCATGATGGTGGTCGGCATCGCCTTCCAGGGCTTTGCCGAGAGCTTCATCTCGCCCCGGTTCCTCGAGTACTTCTCCCTGCAGGCGCCGAAGGGCGAAGAGGGCCTGTACCTCGGGTTCAGCCACCTGCACTCGTTCCTCTCGTACATCATCGGCTTCGCGATGAGCGGCTTCATGCTGGACCGCTGGTGCCCGGAGCCGACCAAGCTGTCCGAGGCCGTGCAGGCGCAGCGGCTCGCGGCGATCGAAGGCACGGCGCCGCTTCCGGAGGCGTACGCGCACGCGCACTATATCTGGTATGTGTTCGTGGCCATCGCGATCGTCTCGGCCCTGGCGCTGATCATCTTCGGACAGGTGACCCGTCGGCGCGACGCTCGCCTTGCCGCTCGCGGCTGA
- a CDS encoding PQQ-dependent sugar dehydrogenase produces MRSMKLPVRQQCGALRTGAVRPGRRLPATALVALAWLALCAASVQAQVGLLPVLTGLDQPVRLVAPPGDPRLFVVEKPGRIRVFAADGTDRGIFLNLAGSISSGGERGLLGLAFAPDYASSGRLYVDYTDAAGNTRLVRYVVSANPDRADAASADTLLTVGQPFSNHNGGHLEFGLDGMLYFGLGDGGSGGDPGNRAQDGATLLGKLLRLDVSGPGYVPAAGNPFIGSAPLDEIWALGLRNPWCFTFDTATGDLYIADVGQNVWEEIDVVAAGAAGVNYGWRRMEGNVCYNPATNCNTGSLTLPVHQYEHGGDPFRCSVSGGYVYRGAAIPSLQGTYLFADYCSRQIWGLRWTAAGGLASVTELTTALTPAGGYTSISSFGRDAAGELYVLDHGGGNIYRIVPTTSGTGPVPGLRPRLGQNLPNPFNPQTRIPFFVPVAGVVTLSVHDVAGHCVRTLVRGILDAGDHAATWDGRGDDAKALPSGVYLARLEASGGSSARKLVLAR; encoded by the coding sequence ATGCGATCAATGAAATTGCCCGTTCGACAACAGTGCGGGGCGCTGCGCACCGGCGCAGTCCGGCCTGGGCGCCGGTTGCCGGCGACTGCCCTGGTGGCGCTGGCCTGGCTGGCTCTATGCGCCGCGTCGGTCCAGGCGCAGGTGGGCCTGCTCCCAGTGCTCACGGGGCTCGACCAGCCGGTGCGCCTGGTGGCCCCGCCGGGCGATCCGCGGCTGTTCGTGGTCGAGAAGCCGGGGCGCATCCGGGTCTTCGCTGCTGATGGCACCGACCGCGGCATCTTCCTGAACCTGGCCGGCAGCATCTCGAGCGGCGGCGAACGCGGGCTGCTCGGGCTCGCCTTCGCCCCCGACTACGCGAGCAGCGGCCGCCTCTATGTCGACTACACGGACGCGGCCGGCAACACGCGCCTGGTGCGTTACGTCGTGAGCGCCAATCCGGACCGGGCCGATGCCGCCAGCGCCGACACGCTGTTGACGGTGGGCCAGCCCTTCAGCAACCACAACGGGGGTCATCTCGAGTTCGGCCTCGACGGCATGCTCTACTTCGGCCTCGGGGACGGCGGCAGCGGCGGCGATCCGGGCAACCGCGCGCAGGACGGCGCCACGCTGCTGGGCAAGCTGCTGCGGCTCGATGTCTCGGGGCCGGGCTATGTGCCGGCGGCAGGCAATCCGTTCATCGGCAGCGCGCCCCTCGACGAGATCTGGGCACTCGGCCTGCGCAATCCGTGGTGCTTCACGTTCGACACTGCAACAGGCGACCTCTATATCGCCGATGTGGGCCAGAATGTGTGGGAGGAGATCGATGTCGTGGCGGCGGGCGCCGCCGGCGTCAACTACGGGTGGCGGCGCATGGAAGGCAACGTCTGCTACAACCCGGCCACGAACTGCAACACCGGCTCGCTCACGCTGCCGGTCCACCAGTACGAGCACGGCGGCGACCCGTTCCGCTGCTCGGTTTCGGGCGGCTACGTCTATCGCGGCGCCGCCATCCCGTCGCTGCAGGGCACCTACCTGTTCGCGGACTACTGCAGTCGCCAGATCTGGGGACTGCGCTGGACGGCTGCCGGCGGGCTGGCCTCGGTCACGGAATTGACCACCGCGCTCACCCCGGCCGGCGGCTATACATCGATCTCTTCGTTCGGCAGGGATGCCGCCGGCGAGCTCTATGTCCTCGACCATGGCGGCGGGAACATCTACCGCATCGTGCCGACGACCAGCGGGACCGGACCGGTTCCCGGGCTGCGGCCGCGACTCGGCCAGAACCTGCCCAACCCGTTCAATCCGCAGACGCGGATCCCGTTCTTTGTACCGGTGGCCGGGGTGGTCACCTTGTCCGTGCATGACGTCGCCGGGCACTGCGTGCGCACGCTGGTGCGCGGCATCCTTGATGCCGGCGACCATGCCGCCACGTGGGACGGCCGCGGGGACGATGCCAAGGCGCTGCCCAGTGGCGTCTACCTGGCCCGCCTGGAGGCGTCGGGCGGGTCGAGCGCCAGGAAACTGGTCCTGGCCCGCTGA
- a CDS encoding acetyl-CoA C-acetyltransferase has product MSKRSVICEAVRTPIGRFQGGLAGVRAPELGAHCVKALLERTQLDPKLVGEVIMGNVCQAGLQQNPARQASIFGGVPHTVSAMTVNKVCGSGLKAVALADQAIRAGDQACVIAGGFENMSRIPYALMGARDGLRLGDGTITDLLVHDGLWDIYNNFHMGMTAEWVVETYKISREDQDAFAAESHRRAIAAWEAGKFAREVAPLSIAQKKGDPVVVARDEGPRADVTAASLAKLKPAFKRDGGTVTAGNASTINDGAAALLVCSEEFAKKNGLKVRAVIEGAATGAVEPHQVMMAPVTSVKNLLKKTASKLADYDLFEFNEAFAAQSLGVMRQLEVDAAKVNVHGGGVSLGHPIGCSGARILVTLLHAMEDRQVSRGLASLCLGGGDAVSLAITLP; this is encoded by the coding sequence ATGAGCAAGCGATCGGTCATCTGCGAAGCAGTCCGCACGCCCATCGGCAGGTTCCAGGGCGGACTGGCCGGCGTGCGTGCGCCGGAACTCGGCGCGCACTGCGTGAAGGCCCTGCTGGAACGCACCCAGCTGGACCCGAAGCTCGTGGGCGAGGTCATCATGGGCAACGTCTGCCAGGCCGGGTTGCAGCAGAACCCGGCCCGCCAGGCCTCGATCTTCGGCGGCGTGCCGCACACCGTCAGCGCCATGACGGTGAACAAGGTCTGCGGCTCGGGCCTGAAGGCCGTGGCGCTGGCCGACCAGGCGATCCGCGCCGGCGACCAGGCCTGCGTCATCGCCGGCGGCTTCGAGAACATGAGCCGCATCCCGTACGCGTTGATGGGCGCCCGTGACGGCCTGCGCCTGGGCGACGGGACCATCACCGACCTGCTCGTGCACGACGGGCTGTGGGACATCTACAACAATTTCCACATGGGCATGACGGCCGAGTGGGTCGTCGAGACCTACAAGATCAGCCGCGAGGACCAGGATGCGTTTGCCGCCGAGAGCCATCGTCGCGCCATCGCGGCCTGGGAGGCCGGCAAGTTCGCGCGGGAAGTGGCGCCGCTGAGCATCGCGCAGAAGAAGGGTGATCCCGTCGTCGTGGCCCGTGACGAGGGCCCGCGCGCCGATGTCACCGCCGCTTCGCTTGCGAAGCTGAAGCCCGCCTTCAAGCGCGATGGCGGCACGGTGACGGCCGGCAACGCCTCGACGATCAACGACGGTGCCGCCGCCCTGCTCGTGTGCAGCGAGGAGTTCGCGAAGAAGAACGGCCTGAAGGTGCGCGCCGTGATCGAGGGCGCCGCCACCGGCGCCGTCGAGCCGCACCAGGTGATGATGGCGCCGGTCACCAGCGTCAAGAACCTGCTCAAGAAGACGGCCAGCAAGCTGGCCGACTACGACCTCTTCGAGTTCAACGAGGCCTTCGCGGCGCAGAGCCTGGGCGTCATGCGCCAGCTCGAGGTCGACGCGGCCAAGGTCAACGTGCATGGCGGCGGCGTCAGCCTGGGCCACCCGATCGGCTGTTCGGGCGCGCGGATCCTGGTCACGCTGCTGCACGCGATGGAGGACCGCCAGGTCAGTCGCGGACTGGCCAGCCTGTGCCTGGGTGGCGGCGACGCCGTCTCGCTGGCGATCACCCTGCCCTGA
- a CDS encoding YIP1 family protein, with protein sequence MDPRDQDEDGGFAGSGYGGYGDRTGPGAFNGGGFGNGPHEKGPEGLRLCPWERRAEFGFLNALYLTTREALAGPGRFFDRMPTRVGLTQPFLYALILGVTGAFLGWIWSLSGSSLQSLVSDNLSHFFRGPWGAFLAFVGSPISITVDVFLRAGLMHLMLMLLGGNQLGFEATFRVATYGKAASVIALLPFCGGIVALIWELAIDIIGLYRIHGTDPWRAMVAVLGPALICISSFGAALALVIVGMGLN encoded by the coding sequence GTGGACCCGCGCGACCAGGACGAAGACGGCGGCTTTGCCGGCAGCGGCTACGGCGGCTATGGCGACCGTACGGGCCCGGGCGCCTTCAACGGCGGCGGTTTCGGCAACGGCCCGCACGAAAAGGGCCCCGAAGGCCTGCGGCTCTGCCCCTGGGAACGACGCGCCGAGTTCGGTTTCCTCAATGCGCTCTACCTGACCACGCGTGAGGCACTGGCCGGCCCGGGCCGCTTCTTCGATCGCATGCCCACGCGCGTGGGACTGACCCAGCCGTTTCTCTATGCGCTGATCCTGGGCGTGACGGGGGCGTTCCTCGGCTGGATCTGGTCCCTGTCCGGGAGCTCGCTGCAGTCACTCGTGAGCGACAATCTCAGTCACTTCTTCCGCGGGCCGTGGGGGGCGTTCCTGGCCTTCGTCGGCAGCCCCATCTCCATCACCGTCGACGTGTTCCTGCGGGCCGGCCTGATGCACCTGATGCTGATGCTCCTGGGCGGCAACCAGCTCGGGTTCGAGGCGACGTTCCGCGTGGCGACCTACGGCAAGGCTGCCAGCGTGATCGCGCTGTTGCCTTTCTGCGGCGGCATTGTCGCGTTGATCTGGGAGCTGGCCATCGACATCATCGGCCTGTACCGGATCCACGGCACCGATCCCTGGCGGGCGATGGTGGCGGTCCTGGGGCCTGCTCTGATCTGCATTTCGAGCTTCGGCGCCGCGCTGGCGCTGGTCATCGTCGGGATGGGACTGAATTGA
- a CDS encoding acyl-CoA dehydrogenase, with protein sequence MQFQFNEQQRMIRDMARDFTNRVIVPVAAELDATERFPKEIVKQMGELGLLGMNVEEQYGGAGLDTVCYVAAMEEVSRGCASCGVIMSVNNSLVCWPLETYGNEDQKQRFLKPLAAGQKLGAYCLSEPGAGTDAAAQRTVAKKDGDHWVLNGMKNFITNGANADILIVFAQTDAAQKHKGIRAFIVETTSPGFSVIRKEEKMGIRASDTAQLAFDNVIVPDDQVLGPPESGFRIAMSTLDGGRIGIASQALGISAAAYEASRAYSKQREQFGRPICDFQAIQWKIADMATRLEAARLLTYRAAWAKDQGGRYSEESAMAKLFASEASHFITNEAVQIFGGNGYSKEYPVERHFRDAKITEIYEGTSEAQRMVISSLELKK encoded by the coding sequence GTGCAGTTCCAGTTCAACGAACAGCAACGCATGATCCGCGACATGGCGCGCGACTTCACGAACCGGGTCATCGTGCCGGTGGCTGCCGAACTCGACGCCACCGAGCGCTTCCCGAAGGAGATCGTGAAGCAGATGGGCGAGCTGGGCCTGCTCGGCATGAACGTCGAGGAGCAGTACGGCGGCGCCGGCCTGGACACGGTCTGCTACGTGGCGGCGATGGAGGAGGTCAGCCGCGGCTGCGCCTCCTGCGGCGTGATCATGTCGGTCAACAACAGCCTGGTGTGCTGGCCGCTGGAAACGTACGGCAACGAGGACCAGAAGCAGCGCTTCCTGAAGCCCCTGGCCGCGGGCCAGAAGCTGGGCGCCTACTGCCTGAGCGAGCCGGGAGCGGGCACCGACGCCGCCGCACAGCGCACCGTGGCCAAAAAGGACGGCGACCACTGGGTGCTGAACGGGATGAAGAACTTCATCACCAACGGCGCCAACGCCGACATCCTGATCGTCTTCGCGCAGACCGACGCGGCCCAGAAGCACAAGGGCATCCGCGCCTTCATCGTCGAGACGACCAGCCCCGGCTTCTCAGTCATCCGCAAGGAAGAGAAGATGGGTATTCGCGCCTCCGATACGGCGCAGCTGGCCTTCGACAACGTGATCGTCCCGGACGACCAGGTGCTGGGACCGCCCGAGTCGGGCTTCCGCATCGCGATGAGCACGCTCGACGGCGGGCGCATCGGCATCGCCAGCCAGGCGCTGGGCATTTCGGCGGCGGCCTACGAGGCGTCGCGGGCCTATTCGAAGCAGCGCGAGCAGTTCGGCCGGCCCATCTGCGACTTCCAGGCCATCCAGTGGAAGATCGCCGACATGGCCACGCGGCTGGAGGCGGCGCGGCTGCTGACCTATCGCGCGGCCTGGGCCAAGGACCAGGGGGGGCGCTACAGCGAGGAGTCGGCGATGGCCAAGCTGTTCGCCAGCGAGGCCAGCCACTTCATCACCAACGAAGCGGTGCAGATCTTCGGCGGCAACGGCTACTCGAAGGAGTACCCGGTCGAGCGTCACTTCCGCGATGCGAAGATCACCGAGATCTACGAGGGCACCAGCGAGGCGCAGCGCATGGTGATCTCGTCGCTCGAGCTCAAGAAGTAG
- a CDS encoding acyl-CoA dehydrogenase family protein, which translates to MDFELSENQTMFRDMVRDFTRQHIAPIAHRMDVEGDMPETLLAALREAGFFGLTFPEAYGGLGVDTLTYGLVVEELSKASAGVSVMLTVHNSVGSYPVALFGTDEVKRQFLPRMAAGEIAAFCVTEAGAGSDASALAATARRDGDHYVLNGAKSFVTNGARAAFYVILAREPGTHGNKGTHAFLVERDTPGLSVAKKEDKMGLRASDTAVIALDDARVPASHRLGEEGAGLRVALTALDGGRIGIAFQALGIGQACLDASIAYAKVREQFGQSLASQPVIAHKIADMGTELEAARLLSYHAAWLKDNGRPHTREAAMAKLMASEAAGRAADAAVQIHGGYGFCKEYDVERYYRDVRVTRIYEGTSEIQRLVIARKLLAGQ; encoded by the coding sequence ATGGATTTCGAGCTCAGCGAGAACCAGACGATGTTCCGCGACATGGTGCGCGACTTCACGCGCCAGCACATCGCGCCCATCGCGCATCGCATGGATGTCGAGGGCGACATGCCCGAGACGCTGCTGGCAGCCCTGCGCGAAGCGGGCTTCTTCGGCCTGACCTTTCCCGAAGCCTACGGCGGCCTCGGCGTCGACACGCTGACCTACGGGCTGGTCGTCGAGGAACTCTCGAAGGCCAGTGCGGGCGTCAGTGTCATGCTGACGGTGCACAACAGCGTGGGTTCCTACCCGGTGGCGCTGTTCGGCACCGACGAAGTGAAGCGGCAGTTCCTGCCGCGCATGGCCGCCGGCGAGATCGCCGCGTTCTGCGTGACCGAGGCCGGCGCCGGGTCCGACGCCTCTGCGCTGGCCGCGACGGCCCGCCGCGACGGGGACCACTACGTGCTGAACGGAGCCAAGTCGTTCGTCACGAACGGCGCGCGCGCCGCCTTCTACGTGATCCTCGCCCGCGAGCCGGGCACGCACGGAAACAAGGGAACGCACGCATTCCTGGTCGAACGCGACACTCCCGGGCTTTCCGTGGCGAAGAAGGAAGACAAGATGGGCCTGCGTGCGTCCGACACGGCGGTCATCGCCCTGGACGACGCGCGGGTGCCGGCTTCGCACCGGCTGGGAGAGGAAGGCGCCGGCCTGCGTGTGGCGCTGACGGCGCTGGACGGCGGCCGCATCGGCATCGCGTTCCAGGCCCTGGGCATCGGCCAGGCCTGCCTCGACGCGTCCATCGCCTACGCCAAGGTGCGCGAGCAGTTCGGGCAGTCCCTGGCCTCGCAGCCGGTCATCGCCCACAAGATCGCCGACATGGGCACGGAACTGGAAGCGGCGCGCCTGTTGTCGTACCACGCCGCCTGGCTGAAGGACAACGGCCGCCCGCACACGCGCGAGGCGGCCATGGCGAAATTGATGGCAAGCGAGGCGGCGGGCCGCGCCGCCGATGCCGCCGTTCAGATCCACGGCGGTTACGGATTCTGCAAGGAATACGATGTCGAGCGCTACTACCGCGATGTCCGCGTCACGCGCATCTACGAAGGTACCAGCGAGATCCAGCGCCTGGTGATCGCGAGGAAGCTGCTGGCCGGGCAGTAG
- a CDS encoding acyl-CoA dehydrogenase: protein MQLNENQSMIRQMARDFANAKIAPIAHDIDKHGTFPEATVREMGELGFMGLSVPEAYGGSGADITSYALVVEELSRVCGSHGLTVAAHNSLGCWPIAAFGTEEQKRKYLPAAAAGKSLLSFGLTEAGAGSDAGGTRTMAVRDGDHWVLNGSKMWITNSHYAAALIITAKTDPTATGSRGISAFIVDTDTPGFTVEKKEDKLGMRASDTAPLTLVDVRVPHANLLGQEGDGFKYFMKTLDGGRISIAAVALGLAEGALATARAYARQREQFGKAIAEFQAIEFMIADMVTQIQASRLLTYEACRLKDAGEDFGHMSAMAKLHSSETAMFVTDRAIQILGGYGYTTEYPVERMYRDAKLCTIGEGTSEIQRLVIGRYALGL from the coding sequence ATGCAGTTGAACGAGAACCAGAGCATGATCCGGCAGATGGCGCGGGACTTCGCCAACGCCAAGATCGCCCCCATCGCCCACGACATCGACAAGCACGGGACCTTCCCCGAGGCCACCGTGCGGGAGATGGGAGAACTCGGGTTTATGGGCCTGTCGGTGCCCGAGGCCTATGGGGGTTCGGGCGCGGACATCACCAGCTACGCCCTGGTGGTCGAGGAGCTGTCGCGGGTCTGCGGCAGCCACGGGCTGACCGTGGCGGCCCACAACAGCCTCGGCTGCTGGCCCATTGCCGCGTTCGGCACCGAGGAACAGAAACGGAAGTACCTGCCGGCGGCGGCGGCCGGGAAGTCGCTGCTCAGCTTCGGGCTCACCGAGGCGGGCGCCGGCAGCGACGCCGGCGGCACGCGCACCATGGCGGTGCGCGACGGCGACCATTGGGTGTTGAACGGTTCGAAGATGTGGATCACGAATTCGCATTACGCGGCAGCCCTGATCATCACTGCCAAGACCGATCCGACGGCCACGGGCAGCCGCGGCATCAGCGCCTTCATCGTCGACACCGACACGCCGGGCTTCACCGTCGAGAAGAAGGAAGACAAGCTGGGCATGCGCGCCTCCGACACGGCGCCGCTCACGCTGGTCGACGTCCGCGTGCCGCATGCCAACCTGCTGGGGCAGGAGGGTGACGGCTTCAAGTACTTCATGAAGACGCTCGACGGCGGGCGCATCTCCATCGCCGCGGTGGCGCTCGGCCTGGCCGAGGGCGCGCTGGCCACGGCCCGCGCCTATGCCCGCCAGCGCGAGCAGTTCGGCAAGGCCATCGCCGAGTTCCAGGCCATCGAGTTCATGATCGCCGACATGGTCACGCAGATCCAGGCCTCGCGCCTGTTGACCTACGAGGCCTGCCGTCTGAAGGACGCCGGTGAGGATTTCGGCCACATGTCGGCCATGGCCAAGCTGCACTCCAGCGAAACGGCGATGTTCGTCACCGACCGCGCCATCCAGATCCTCGGCGGCTACGGCTACACAACGGAGTATCCCGTCGAGCGCATGTACCGCGATGCCAAGCTGTGCACCATCGGCGAAGGCACGAGCGAGATCCAGCGACTGGTGATCGGGCGCTACGCATTGGGCCTTTGA